The Melospiza melodia melodia isolate bMelMel2 unplaced genomic scaffold, bMelMel2.pri scaffold_54, whole genome shotgun sequence genomic interval ACCTCTGCTCACAGACACTGCCCCTGaaggcacagggaagggctgaggaaaTGCCTTGGATGGACAAGTCAGGCAGGCACTTCTTTTTATTTAAACACCAAGGGAACAAACCTCTtgcaagtatttttatttcaaaagaaatgtaGATATTCATGTAGAAAGCTAAGAGTAATACTACAGTATTTTGATAGAAACACTACAACAAGTAGAAAAAGTTACCAAAGCAAATAATAGACAAACAGGGGAAAAATGGCTGAGATTGTAAAGAGTTCTATTCTGAAGGCTCTGtagcagaaaagagaatttattgcttctgaagttgcagtcaccagttttcccaaggcatccttgagctcctggttcctcaggctgtagatgagggggttcagggctggaggcaccactgagtacagaactgacagggccagatccagggatggggaggagatggagggcggcttcaggtaggcaaatgtaccagtgctgaggaacagggagaccacagccaggtgagggaggcaggtggaaaaggctttgtgccgtccctgctcagaggggatcctcagcacagccctgaagatctgcacataggaggaaaccatgaacacaaaacaagcaaaaaatagaagagcacttagcacaatgagcccaagttccctgaggtaggatttggagcaggagagtgtgaggatctggggcacttcacagaagaactggcccaggacattgccatggcacagggtcagggaaaatgtattggctgtgtgcagcagtgaatagagaaaggcactggcccaggcagctgctgccatgtgggcacaagctctgctgcccaggagggtcccgtagtgcaggggtttgcagatggacacgtagcggtcatagcacatgatggtcaggagggaaaattctgctgacatgaaaaaggcaaagaaaaacacctgtgtagcacatcctgagtaggagatgttcctggtgttccagagggaattgtgcatggctttggggacaatggtgcagatcatgcccaggtcgctgagagCCAGGTTGAGCAAGAAGAAgtacatgggcgtgtgcaggtggtggctgcaggctacggtgctgatgatgaggccgttgcccaggagggcagccagggagatgccgagcaagaggcagaagtgcagcagctgcagctgccgtgtgtctgccaatgccagcaggaggaaatacctgatggagctgctgttggacatttcttcaTTCTGGACATTTGGAGCTATTCAAAGACAACATTCACAATTTGGAAAAAGTACCTTGAGTCAATCCTATTCTATTTTCTTTCACAGGCACTCAAAATTGCTTCTCTTTCCCTGGGGAAATttcatttaacttttttttttttttttttttttttttctgtgtagctTTGGGCTACTAAGTAACTGTGTGTTTTTTAGAAAGGACAGAAGTCCTGTTCttagcattgctctcaggctgaacactgtagagcccagagggaaaaccgggctccctgtgccccagtgcactcAGACCTGCTGGGCCAACACAGGTAccctttgctcatttcacctTTTTCTAGTAACGGATGTACAAAtttaaaactgcattttaaaataatgtGGCTTTTTAGAAGACTCCAGTTTCAAAATCAATCTCGccaactcttctctctctccatATGCAGCTGGACATGGAGGGATGcaaagggttggtctggctctctgctgcctggagttgtgcctactgggagctgtttctctctatccaagccttgtccctgccagtgctaccagagtccagcccagccctgggggctcagctctgccctgcagacccctcccagcacagggcactgcccaggggcatctccctggcagcaaggCCTTAAGAGCAGGGCAgaaaaacagagatgctgcaaccaagatgctgctgctgctggctgtagggagaagaggctgaggaggcactttctgagggagatctgaggcccatatGCTGATGACCAGGGTGACAgtacaggagtctcagtgacacagccaaagctgacagcccctttcccttcccttgaggagaaagctgagagcagccctgaccatgcagcaccatctccacagcaggaggaatctgccctgatggaggtggctccttccccctccaacttctccccagcagcgtccatggggagctgccaggcaggctgagagctgcccctggcaggtggcacatgccctgggctggccaagagccctgagggctgcaggagctgctctgcagggcagccctgggcagccctggctgcagcctcagcttcaccccttgcagctgtccctggcagcagaagCCGTCCTGTCTCTCTGACAGTGcccggggcagccccgctctgcagcatatcctcctcctccccctgtgccacagagaaactgggagagtcctcctgacacatccccaaggctgtggggtgtgctggcttcaggagatccctccaggagcacaggggacattgccctgcacccacagactcaccatgcacagggctgtgaagatgtttccccaagtgaagtctcagctcaatgtcttcccaatcctgattgccttcagcctgtctctgcctagctcctgtcccctcagtgccttcaggcagagccctcagccctgctgggctgggagaggagctggtcctgggaagagctgttcctttaaagctcagcagcacagacacagcacaaggattttaatgagccccTCAGGGGTTTGGTGTTGTTtatatcagactcagtccctgagagagtgttttaAATAACTTCTCAAATACTCAAAGTTAAactgaaactccaaagtttctaaaaGTTTAATGCGTCtctctgagaaagtgtccccaggttccagttagtgcacaacactggagacagtgatgacagctggggacaagcaagacaaaggtgtctctggtgctgagcacacctggatgtgtttgaggaatgcaaagggccaaggcctgagccccagcccctggccaggcagatcctgtccctccctccttgctcagggctcttgccgggatgggcactggcatgtggggatgtgcaatgccaagggcaggagcatggggcagcccctgccaggctgctgagcagggacaaggaggcaatgaggccccaggcctgcaagggtcacttatCTCCTGCTCCTGACTcagttctttcctttttatggaaaagaatccTCCCTCCTTACCAGGCACCCATTGTGGGAAAGCAGGACTCCCGTGCTACTAACCAGTATGGTAAAACAGAAGCCATTTATTTTTTACATAATGCACTTATTGAtacattctaaccctactgcatacacTGATCACGCTCTTCTTCATTGGTGCCTCTCTCTTGTCCTTGTGTTCTCCACTCACTTTGCAGTGTATGTGATTGGTTACAGTCCAGGTGGTTCACAGCCCTCTGTTATCGAGTTCTTGCGGTCCTGGTATtttgtttctcagccttttctttcttcctttagcacagtttatgtcttaggAACCTGtatgaattccagagggctctgataagaatgACTACAAGCAATATGACTGGTGCACAGTGTGGCCCAagttgttcagatacattgctacaattcccccttcttcttctctcACCAGCCAAACCCTTTTCACTGTATTTTCTATCAAGCAGGTCACTAACTTCACTATGCACAGAATAGCACAAAGCAATACAATAATAACtaatagtaataacaaagctccctttaaGCTATCTTTCAATTATCCAGTTATTCCCCATCCCTCCAACCATTCATCCAAGTCCAAATCATTCacagtcaatttcttcatgttgtcttctagttgtttgagtttcctgtgagTGGAAGAgaggttcataaaacacattccttcaaaattc includes:
- the LOC134413853 gene encoding olfactory receptor 14I1-like; the encoded protein is QLLHFCLLLGISLAALLGNGLIISTVACSHHLHTPMYFFLLNLALSDLGMICTIVPKAMHNSLWNTRNISYSGCATQVFFFAFFMSAEFSLLTIMCYDRYVSICK